Genomic segment of Nitrospirota bacterium:
CGATCCGATCGGGAGCCACGCGCCACCGCCGGGCGAGGGCGTTCCGCAGAAGGACGCAGTCCGGGTCCGGATAGTGCACGACCCGCGGGAGGGAGTCCGAGATCGCACGGAGGGACTTGGGTGAAGGGCCGAGCGGGTTGATGCTCGCGCTGAAGTCGACCAGCCGGTCGAGGGAGCGGCCGGTGCGCCTGGCCGCCCCATAGACGTTGCCTCCGTGCTCCGGTCCGGACCTCACAGCAGCCGCGCTCCGATTGCGGCTCCGGCCGCCAGGACCGCCACGGTCGCCAAGAGCGTCAGGGCCAAGCGGACGTGGGCCGCCGTCAGGATCGGTCCGGGATCGCCGAGCACCGGCCGCTCGACCGGCACTCCGTCATAGAGGTTGAGCCCTCCGAGCTGCACTCCCAGTGCTCCGGCCATGGCTGCCTCCGGACGTCCGCTGTTGGGACTCGGGTGCTTCGCCCCGTCGCGCCTGAGCACGTGCCAGGCGCGACGGACGACGCGTAGATCGCGGAAGACCAGCCCCGCCGCCAGCACGAGGAGCCCCCCCGTCGCTCGCGCGGGCATCCAATTGGCCAGATCATCGAGCTGGGCCGAAGCCCAGCCGAAATCCCTGTGCCGCTCGTCCAGATGGCCGACCATGGAATCCAACGTGCTGATCGCCTTGTAGGCCAGGGCCAGGGGAGCGCCGCCGATCGCCAAGTAGAGGAGCGGGGCCACGACTCCGTCCGAGGCGCTCTCAGCCACGGTCTCCACGGTCGCCCTCACCACCTCCGGCTCGGGCAGGGCCTGCGTGTCCCGCCCCACGATCAAGGCTACCGCGGCCCTGGCTTCCGGCAGCGAGCCACGAACCAACGCCCGCTGAACGGCCAGCCCATGGTCCAGCAGATCCCTGGCCGCCAGCGTGGTCCAGGCGAGAAACAGCTCCATCCCCCGTCCGAGCAGATCGTGAACCAGACCGGCCAGCTCGATCGCGAGCCAGCCGAGCGCGTACGCGGATGCCGGCAGGCCAACGGCCAGGGCGATCCCCGCCAGTCGCTTGGCGGCCGGACCTGCACAATGCGGCCGCACCCGCTCGTCGCACCAGGTGATGACGAGGCCCATCAACTTGACCGGATGGGGCAGCCAGCGGGGATCCCCGGCCACTGCATCCGCGAGACAGGCCAGCGCCAACGTTCCGGCGGTCACGGCAGTCCCAGCAGAACGGGCACGGCCAGGAGCCACAGGGTCTCGACGATCTCGTTGGTCGCCCCCAGCACGTCGCCGGTCGTCCCGCCCAGCAATCGCCGCGACCAGAGGCTCATCGCCCGAGCGACCCCGCCCGCGAGCAGAAGGCTCAGAACGGCGCCGGTCGGCCCGAGCAGCCAGAGCAGGACCGCGCCCAACAGGCCCGTGGCCGCCAACAGGTGCCGCACGGTGAGGTGCCCCAGGAAGGGACCGGCCAGCCCTCCCTCGGCCCGTGCGTAACGGACGCCGTAGGCGCCCAGCACCATGCTCCAACGGCCGACGGCCGGCAGACAGATCAGCAGGTCGAACCGGTGCGTTTCCGACAGCACCGTCAGCCCCGCATAGCGGAGCCCCAGGTCCAGAATCAGGCCGGTCGCGCCGATCGCCCCGATGCGCCCGTCGCGCATGACGGCGAGCCGCTCTGCCGGCGTCCGTCCGCCCGCCAGCCCGTCCAGAAAATCGGCCAGGCCGTCCTGGTGCAGGCCGCGTGTCACCGCAACCAGCAGCAGGAGCAGCAACCCGTTCACCACGACCGGCGACAGGACCCGTGTCAGCAGGAGATCGCTCACGGCGAGGGCCCATCCCAGGATCAGGCCGACGGCTGGATACCAGAGCATGGAGCGGGCCAGCTCCTCCGGGCGCGGATCGTGGGCGAGGCGGCTGAGAGGAACGGCGGTGAGGAAGTGCCAGGCCAGAAGAAAAGGACGTGAGACGCCAGACGTGAGACGTGAGACGTGAGACGTGAGATGACCAGAGGACGAAGAAGGCGCGCTTGCCGGTTGCGCTGTTTCCGCGCCGGTCGTTTCACCTTTCACGTCTGACCTTTCACGGTTCACGCTCGGAGACGCCGGCCTCGTCGAACGTCGCCATCTGGGTCAGGATCTTGAGGCTGGCCTGGATCAGGCCGATGCCCAGACAGGCCCCGGTCCCCTCCCCGAGCCGCAGATCCAGATCGAGCAGCGGCGTGAGCCCGAGCCGGCGCAAGGCGGCGAGGTGGCCCAACTCCGCGGACCGGTGGGAGGCGATCATGTAGTCCCGGCAATGGGGCTGGAGGCCGGCCGCGATCAGGGCCGCCGCGCCGGCGATGAACCCGTCCAGGACGACCGGAATCCGCCTAGCGGCCGAACCGAGGATCAATCCGGCCAGCCCCGCGATTTCCAGCCCGCCCACCTTGCTCAGCACGTCCAACGGATCCGTTGGATCGGGCCGATGCCGCTCCAGGGCCTGGCGGATCACCGAGACCTTCCTCGCATAGCCCGCTTCATCCACACCCGTGCCCCGCCCGGTCACCGATTCCACCGGCTCCCCGGTCATGACCGCCGTGATCGCCGCACTCGGCGTCGTGTTCCCGATCCCCATGTCGCCGGTGCCGACGAGTCCGATCCCCTCCTG
This window contains:
- the cbiB gene encoding adenosylcobinamide-phosphate synthase CbiB, translated to MTAGTLALACLADAVAGDPRWLPHPVKLMGLVITWCDERVRPHCAGPAAKRLAGIALAVGLPASAYALGWLAIELAGLVHDLLGRGMELFLAWTTLAARDLLDHGLAVQRALVRGSLPEARAAVALIVGRDTQALPEPEVVRATVETVAESASDGVVAPLLYLAIGGAPLALAYKAISTLDSMVGHLDERHRDFGWASAQLDDLANWMPARATGGLLVLAAGLVFRDLRVVRRAWHVLRRDGAKHPSPNSGRPEAAMAGALGVQLGGLNLYDGVPVERPVLGDPGPILTAAHVRLALTLLATVAVLAAGAAIGARLL
- a CDS encoding adenosylcobinamide-GDP ribazoletransferase; the encoded protein is MNRERSDVKGETTGAETAQPASAPSSSSGHLTSHVSRLTSGVSRPFLLAWHFLTAVPLSRLAHDPRPEELARSMLWYPAVGLILGWALAVSDLLLTRVLSPVVVNGLLLLLLVAVTRGLHQDGLADFLDGLAGGRTPAERLAVMRDGRIGAIGATGLILDLGLRYAGLTVLSETHRFDLLICLPAVGRWSMVLGAYGVRYARAEGGLAGPFLGHLTVRHLLAATGLLGAVLLWLLGPTGAVLSLLLAGGVARAMSLWSRRLLGGTTGDVLGATNEIVETLWLLAVPVLLGLP
- the cobT gene encoding nicotinate-nucleotide--dimethylbenzimidazole phosphoribosyltransferase encodes the protein MTIQESVNAVIPIDPAWLERARARLDRLTKPVGSLGRLEELAARYVAMTREERPKVPKAAIFTFAADHGVAGEGVSAYPSAVTAQMVLNFLNGGAAVNVLARHVGADVKVVDIGVAHDFGSLPGMISKKVAKGTRNLLREPAMSRAEAELALSVGIELAQGAAQEGIGLVGTGDMGIGNTTPSAAITAVMTGEPVESVTGRGTGVDEAGYARKVSVIRQALERHRPDPTDPLDVLSKVGGLEIAGLAGLILGSAARRIPVVLDGFIAGAAALIAAGLQPHCRDYMIASHRSAELGHLAALRRLGLTPLLDLDLRLGEGTGACLGIGLIQASLKILTQMATFDEAGVSEREP